DNA from Amycolatopsis sp. DSM 110486:
GCCGGTGCGGGTGTCGTACGCGATGGTCGTCAGGTCGACCGCCGTCGCGCCCTCGGTGCTCGCACCGGTCACGATGACCGAACGGCCGTCCTCCGACACCGTCATCGCGGACGGCATGTCGTAGCCGTGCGTCGGGCTGTCGTACCGGGCCACCCACTTCTGCTTGCCGGTGGCCGTGTCGTAGGCGACCGTGCCCCAGTCGTAGCCGGTCTCGGTCGGCCCCGGGCTCTGCCCGCTGACGAAGACCGTCCTGCCGTCCGGGGCCAGGGCGATCATCCGGGCGTCGTCGGTCGCCTTGCCCGCGCCGTCGTAGGTCGTGGCCCAGACCTGCCTGCCGGTGGTGGCGTCGTAGGCGGCGGTGAAGAAATCGTCGATGCCGCCGTCCGCGAGGGTCGTCATGCCCGTGACGTACACGCGCCTGCCGTCCTGGCTCACCACGATCCCGTTGCTCCAGGCAGTGAAGGCGCCCGGGCCGGTGTACCGCACCTCCCACTTCTGCCTGCCCGTCGCGGCGTCGTAGGCGATGGTGACGGCGTCGTTGCCGGTGGCGTCCGCGGCCGTGGCTCCCGTGACGTACAGCGTCCGCCCGTCCGGGCTCACCTGCATGTCGTGGGGCTCGGCGTACGTGCCTGCCGGGCCCGCGTACTTCGCCGACCACAGCTCGGCACCCGTCTTCGCGTCGTGGGCGACCGTGGCGATGCTCAGGTTGTACTGCCCGGGCGCCGAGCCGTAGTTGAGGCCGGTCACGAAAACCCGCTTGCCGTCGGGCGCGAGGACGACCTGCTCACCCGAGTCCTGCACGCCCGCGACGCCGTGATCCGCGGTCCACGCCTGGGCGACCGGGCGGACCACCATCGGGATCCGTACCTTGTGCCGGGCGTCGCGCCAGGTCAGCTGGCCGGAGACGTACGTGTTGACGGCCGCGCTGGTCCGGGTGAACGTCACGGTGAACGACTTCGTCTCGCCTCCACGCAGCGTGAGCCGGTCGGGCTTGACCTTCACCGACACGCCGGGCAGACCCGTCACCACCGGGGTGTACGTCGTCTGGTCGCGGCCGACGTTGGTCACCGAGCGCGTCACCGTCTGCGTGCCCGGCAAGCGCCCGATGGAGATCGACGGCGTGTTCAGGTCGCTGGGGTCGAACGACTTTCCCTTCTTCGCCTCGGCGTCGCAGGCGGTCTGGGTCACGCCTTTGGTGGTGTCGCACAGGAACGCGATCCAGTCGTCGGCGCCGCTGTCGAAGACCAGCCCCGGGTCCACGGCGCTGTTGGGCACGACGTGCCCGGCGCCCTGTGCGAACGCGACCGCCGGGTCGCTGCCCGGCCCGTCGAGGACATCGCTGCCGGTCGTCATCATCGCCGACTTGACGGCCATCGGCGACCAGTCCGGGTGCCGCTGCTTGAGCAGCGCCGCGAGCCCGGCGACGTGCGGTGCCGACATCGACGTGCCGCTCATGAGGTTGAAGTCCAGGCCGCCCTGTCCCGGCGGCGCGACCGCGGCGAGGATGTCCTGCCCGGGTGCCGTGAGGTCGGGCTTGAGCAGGTCACCGCCCGCGGCCGTGGACGGCCCGCGCGAGGAGAACGCGGCGATGTACGGCGCGGGCGTGTTGTAGGAGATCGTGGCCGCCGAGACCGACGCCGTGGCACCGGGCGTGGCGGCGTACGCCTGGATCGCAGCCTGGTTCGTGGCCGTCAGGTGCACGGTCGGCACGGCGTGGACGTCGGCGACGAGCCCGTCGTCGTCCGGGGTCGTGTTGACGAGGATCATGCCGACGCCGCCGGCCTCCTTCACCGCGCGGCTCTTGTTGATGCGTGCGTTGTTGCCCCGCTCGCAGACGACGATCTTCCCCGTCACCTTGGCGGGGTCGAGCACGGGCGTGCCGCCGTTGTCGACCGCGGCGTAACAGAGCCTCGCGAGCTGGTCGCTGGCCGTCGACTGCCCGGTCGTGGCCGCTCCGGAGTAGACGAGCGGCGCCGGGCCGGCCGCGGTGGTCGCGAGTGACGCGCCGGTGTGGGTGGTGCCGTCGCCGAGGGTGGCGGTGGCGGTCGTGCTCCGGTTGTGGGTGCTCGCGGCGACCGTCGTCACCCACGGCGACGGGTGAGCGACCGTCGTGGCCGCCGGGCCGCTGTTTCCCGCGGAGGCCGAGACGAAGACCCCGGCCTCGGCCGCGGCGAGGAACGCGATCTCAATCGGGTCGAGCAGGTCGGTCGTGGTCCCCGAGACGGAGAAGTTGAGCACGTCGACACCGTCGGCCACGGCCTGGTCGATGGCGGCGACGATGTCGGAGGTGGCACCCGAGGCGGTCGAGCCGTCCTCGCTGGACCACAGCGCCTTGTAGGCGGCGATCCGGGCGCGCGGCGCCATGCCGGTGATCGCACCGAGCACGGACATCGGGCCGGTAGCCGCCACGCCGTGGTTGCCGCCCGCGGTCGAAGCGGTATGGGTGCCGTGCCCGTTGTAGTCACGCGGGGAGGGGAACTCCCACGGCATCGCGCTCGTGACACCCGCGTCGCCGCCCCACGCCGCGTCGAAGTGCCGCGCGGCGACGATCTTGCCTGTGCAGTCGTCCGGCTGCCACGAGGCGTTCGCGACCGTTTCGCACGTGCCGTGGAAGTCGCTCAGCGGCGCGTACATCTTCCCATCGGTGTCGGGGTTGGCGAAGCTCGCGCTGTCGGGCCAGATGCCGCTGTCGATCACGCCGATGACCAGGCCCTCGCCCGCGCCTTCCGGGCCCTGCATCTGGTCCCACAGCCCGCCCGGCTTGTCCAGACCGAGGAAGCCGGCGGTCGACGAGGTCTGCGTGGTGACCTTCCGGTCGGCGGTGACCGCGACGACGTCGGGCATCGCCCGCAGCTGCGCGGCCTGCGCGCCGGTCAGGTCGGCCGCGAACCCGTCGAAGGAGTAGACGTAGGTGCTGCGCTTCTTCGCGCCCACCGCCCGCGCCGCCTGGTCCTGCCGGCCCCGGACGTGGTCGGCGTACTCCGCGACTTGCGCCGACCTGGGGTTGACCTTGCGGCCGCGAGCCGGCTTGGTCGGCGGCAGCCCGGCGACGCCACCGTCGTAGGCGACGACGGGATCCAGCGCCATCTGGACGATATAGGTCTGCCGCGCCGCGGCGGTGCCGGGTTCGGCCGCGGCGGCGACGGGCGTCACCGCCGACGCCACCACCGCGACCGCCACGGCGGCCGGCAGCCACCGCCGGGCTCTGGACATTGTGGACCGTTCCATCGCTCACCCTCCGCGTCGAGAATTTCGCTGACGCTAGCGACGGACCACCCGGGTGCCATCCGTACCGCACACGGAAGAATGGCGGTAACCTAGGCCGACCAGGGAGAACGCGGCATGAGTGAGGTTGGCGGATGATCTCGGGAGCGCCGACCACCAGGGCGGACCCGCCCGCCGGTGCACTGATCGGTCGGGCAGCGGAGCTGGCCCTGGCCCAGACGGCGATCACCGCCACCCCGTCGGTCTTGCTGATCGAGGGCGAGGCCGGGATCGGCAAGAGCCGCTTGGTCCGCGAGCTGCTCGCCCTGCCCCCGGCCGCCGAGCGCCGGGTCCTCGTCGGCCAGTGCGAACAGCTCCAGGAGCCGCTGCCGCTCTCGGCTCTCCTCGACGCGTTCCGGCAGGCGGGCCCGCTGACCGGCGGCGCACTCAACCCGGTGATCGGCGCGCTGGCCCCGTTGTTGCCCGAGGTCGCCGCGTACCTGCCGCCGCCCCCGCCGCCGCTCTCCGACCCGGGCGCGGACCGGCACCGCGTGTTCCGCGCGGCCGTCGCTCTCCTCGACCGGGTCGGCCCTCTGCTGCTCGTGCTCGAGGACGTGCACTGGGCTGATCCCGTGACGCTGGACTTCCTCGCCTTCCTCGCCGCGCACCTCCCACCGGAGCTGGCGCTGATCATCACCGCGCGCACCGAGACCGGCCGGCTGCCGATCCGGGAGGCGCTGGCCCGCGCCCCGTCGGGTGCCGCCCGCGTCGTGGGCCTGCGCCCGCTCGACCGCGTCGAGGTCGCGCAGCTCGCCGGCGGGATCCTCGCCACGCCACCCGCGCCGGCCTTCGCCGAGCGGCTCTACGAGAAAACCGGCGGCATCCCCTTCGTGGTGGAGGAGGTGCTCCGCACCTATCTGGAGGAGCCGGGTGAGCTGTCGGGGCGGCCGGAGGCGCTCGACGACCTCGCGGTGCCGACCGTGCTGCGCGACGTGGTCCTGCAGCGCCTCTTCTCCCTCGGCAACGACGCCCGCGAGATCCTCGACGCGGCCGCCGTCACCGGTCTGGTGACCGATGACGCCCTGCTCGCCGAGGTGACCGGGCGCGACTCGGCCGGGATCGCAAACGCGCTCGCCCGCGCGCAGGAGGTCGGGCTCCTGCAGGAGGACAACCGGCACAGCAGGTTCCGGCACGCGCTCGCACGGCAGGTCGTGTACGAGTCGGTGCCCGCAGCGCGGCGGCGGTGGCTGCACCTGCGCACTGGTCGCGCGCTCGAGGCACGCCACGCCTCCCCCGCCCGGCTCGCGCACCACTACCTGCAGGCCGGTCACCACGCCGAGATGGTGGTCCACGCGGAGGCTGCGGCCGAGACCGCGCTCGCCCACGGCAACGACGCCACCGCCGCGCGGTTCCTGTTGACGGCGCTCGGCGCGGACGGAGTCGCGCAGGAGCTCCGGGTCCGGCTCGCGGTGAAGCTCGGCCGGGCCGCCGTCGACGGGCTCGCGCACGCCGAGGCGCTGCCGATCGTCGACCGGCTGCTGGCCACCGAGCGGCTGCCCGTCGCGGTCCGGGGCGAGCTGCGGTTCGCGCACGGCCGCCTGCTCCGGCAATCCGGCGACGCCCGAGCCGGTCACTTGGAGATCGAGCGTGCCGTCGAGGACCTCGCGGACGAGCCCGCCCTTCTCGGGCGCGCACTCGCCGTCCTGGCCGCGCCCGAGACCGTCACGGGCAGGCACGTCCACGAGCACCTCGCCCGCTGCGACGAGGCGGCGGTGGCGGCGCGCCGCAGCGGTGACCGCGGTGTCGACGTTGCCGTGCGGATCACGCGGGCGGGCCTGTTGATGGAGCTGGGCCGGCCGGACGGCTGGCCGCTGGTCGACGAGCTGCTCGGTGGCGACGGCCTGTCCGCCCGCGAGCGCGCCCGCGCGTGCCTGAACTGGGCGCAGGGGGCGCTGCACGCGGGCCGTCTGGACCACGCGGAGGCGTTGCTCGCGGAGGGGCGGCGGGTCGCCGACCACGCGGAGTACCTGCGGGTAGCGGTGGTGCTCGACCTGGTGACGGCAGCGGTTGACCACGCGGCGGGCCGGTGGGACGGCCTGCTGGACCGGGTCCGGCTGATCGGCGGCACCCACGCCGCGTTCGGGGCAGCGGCGCTGGATTCGCGGCTGCTCCGGGGTTCGCTGCTCGCGGCGATCGGGCCGGCGGAGGAGGCTGCGGAGTGCTTCGGCGAGGTCATCGCCGTCGCGGAGCGGGTCGGGGCCGTGTGGCCGCTCATCTCGGCACGGACCGCCATGGCGCGGCTGCTGCTGACGCTGGACGACGCAGGCGGCGCCGCCGAGCACGCCCGGGCCGCGATCACCCAGGTCCGCGCGAAGGGGAACTGGGTGTGGGGTGGTGAGGCCGTGCTGTGCCTGGCGGAGGCGCTGGGCCGGGCAGCTGAGGTCGCGGCCGTCGTCGACGAGCTGGCGGCGGGTCTCGACCAGACCGACGCACCCCGCGCGCGGGGTGCTCTCCTTGCCGCACAGGCAATCCTGGCCCCCGACGGCGAGACCGGCCGGCTCCTCGACGAGGCCCGCGTCGTCACGGCGGGCGGGGGCTTGAGCTACGAGGAGGCGCAGGCCGCCGAACGGCTGGGGCTGTTGCGCTGCGGGCACGGGGACCCGCGTGGCGGCGCGGACCTGGAGGCCGCGTTGCGACGGTACGGCGCGCTGCACGCCGCCCGTGACATCGCCCGCGTCTGCCGCGCGATGCGGCTGCACAACGTGCCGATCCCCTATCCGTGGCGAGGCGGGCGGCCCGCGCTCGGGCAGACGCTGTCGGCGCAGGAGCACCGCGTGGCCGCCCTCGCGGCGGCGGGCCGGACGAACCGGGAGATCGCGACCGAGCTGTTCCTGTCCCGCCGCACGGTCGAGAGCCACGTCTCGAGCGCGCTGCGCAAGCTCGGTTGCTCGTCCCGCAAGGACCTGGCGGGCCCTCTCCTCGACGACTCCAAGCCCGCGTGACGCGGAAGGCCGGGCCCGCGGGGTGGGCCTGGCCTGCGTTCCGCGAACTCAGTGCGGTGCGGCGAAGAACGCCTGGATGCCGCCGACCACGACCTCGGGCACCTCGTGCGATGCGAAGTGGCCGCCTTTCTCGAACCGGCTCCGGTGCACGATGTTGGAGTCATCCCGCTCCGCGAAGGTCTGGCTCGTGCTTGACACGGACGCCCGCGCGTACGAGCCGGCAACTGGGCCGACCGGATCAAGGCCGTGCCGGGGCGTCCGTGGTTCCAGTGCGAGTCCAGTCGTCGGTTGCAGATGCCGCAGCGGATCAGGCCGGCGAGTGCGAACCTCCGCAGACGGCCGTCGTTAGTGGGTCGCGGTGCACGGATCTGCTGCGCGGTGACGAAGTCCTGTTCGGTGACGAGGGCTGGATGCGCAGCCCTCGATGACAGCGCCGGCGTTGATCTCGGGTTGCCTGTTCCGTTGGCGCGGCGGTTCCAGGTTTGCCGGCCGGTGTAGCGCGGGTTGGCGAGGATCACGGCGACGGTGCGCAGCGTCCAGGCGCTGCGGGTTCGGTGGCGGTTGCGGTCGGGGTCGGCGCTGGATGGTACGCCGACCCGCAGTGCACCCCCGGCATGACCATGCCGGCCCCGGAAGCGAACACGCTGGCCTGTTACCCGGTCTACTGGACCCCGGGCGGCGCGACCGATCCGGTACTCGACTGGTTCAACAAGTACCTGGTCACCGACATCACCGACGACGGCCGCATCGCCGGCAGCAGCGGCGCCGGTTCGGCCCTGTCGCAACAAACCGTGACGCACTACGACTACCTCGGCGGCGGTGCCTGGCACTACGACGAGAACTACCTCTCCGACCCGAAGACCCGCACCTGGTCGATGTGGCGTGGCTACGGCACCGTGAAGACCACCGTCGGCCAGGCCACCAGTGACCCGTCCGGGCCCCCGACGGTAACCCAGACGCAGTACCTGCGGGGCATGGACGGAGACACTCTGCCCGGCGGCGGCAAGCGGAGCGTGTCGGTGACCGACAGCCTCGGCGAGGCCGTCGCGGACAGCTCGGCGTTGCCGAGCTTCACGCGGGAGTCGCTGACCTACCTCGACGGCACGGTCATCACCGATACGATCAACGACCCGTGGATCTCCGCGGCGAACGCGACCAACACCAACGGAACGCAGGCCTTCTACACCGGTACTGGGACCACCCGGACCCGCACGTGGATCGCCGCCACCAACAGTTGGCGCACCACCCGCACGATCACCACCTTCGGCAACTACGGGTTGGCCACTCAGGTCGAGGACGACGGCGACATCGCCGATCCGAGCCAGGCCACGTGCGCCCGCACCACCTACGACCAGAACACCACTGCGTTCCTGATCAACTACGTGAGCCAGGTCCAGACGACGTCCGGCACCTGCGCCACACCCGCCGGCAGCGCCACCATCGTGTCCGACACCCGCTCCTACTTCGACCACCAACCGTTCGGC
Protein-coding regions in this window:
- a CDS encoding S8 family serine peptidase, with protein sequence MSRARRWLPAAVAVAVVASAVTPVAAAAEPGTAAARQTYIVQMALDPVVAYDGGVAGLPPTKPARGRKVNPRSAQVAEYADHVRGRQDQAARAVGAKKRSTYVYSFDGFAADLTGAQAAQLRAMPDVVAVTADRKVTTQTSSTAGFLGLDKPGGLWDQMQGPEGAGEGLVIGVIDSGIWPDSASFANPDTDGKMYAPLSDFHGTCETVANASWQPDDCTGKIVAARHFDAAWGGDAGVTSAMPWEFPSPRDYNGHGTHTASTAGGNHGVAATGPMSVLGAITGMAPRARIAAYKALWSSEDGSTASGATSDIVAAIDQAVADGVDVLNFSVSGTTTDLLDPIEIAFLAAAEAGVFVSASAGNSGPAATTVAHPSPWVTTVAASTHNRSTTATATLGDGTTHTGASLATTAAGPAPLVYSGAATTGQSTASDQLARLCYAAVDNGGTPVLDPAKVTGKIVVCERGNNARINKSRAVKEAGGVGMILVNTTPDDDGLVADVHAVPTVHLTATNQAAIQAYAATPGATASVSAATISYNTPAPYIAAFSSRGPSTAAGGDLLKPDLTAPGQDILAAVAPPGQGGLDFNLMSGTSMSAPHVAGLAALLKQRHPDWSPMAVKSAMMTTGSDVLDGPGSDPAVAFAQGAGHVVPNSAVDPGLVFDSGADDWIAFLCDTTKGVTQTACDAEAKKGKSFDPSDLNTPSISIGRLPGTQTVTRSVTNVGRDQTTYTPVVTGLPGVSVKVKPDRLTLRGGETKSFTVTFTRTSAAVNTYVSGQLTWRDARHKVRIPMVVRPVAQAWTADHGVAGVQDSGEQVVLAPDGKRVFVTGLNYGSAPGQYNLSIATVAHDAKTGAELWSAKYAGPAGTYAEPHDMQVSPDGRTLYVTGATAADATGNDAVTIAYDAATGRQKWEVRYTGPGAFTAWSNGIVVSQDGRRVYVTGMTTLADGGIDDFFTAAYDATTGRQVWATTYDGAGKATDDARMIALAPDGRTVFVSGQSPGPTETGYDWGTVAYDTATGKQKWVARYDSPTHGYDMPSAMTVSEDGRSVIVTGASTEGATAVDLTTIAYDTRTGAVRWSDNYDGPGHATDNPYAITASQGRVYVTGNTEGAGTGFDMTTVAYDERTGRRLWLQRFDGKAHQDDTSSGIVVTPDGKKVVITGTSADSGAGSDYVTIAYDAATGRQAWLGRYDGLAGGPDGAHAIAMTTKKDGVRFYVTGQSATAGSLETGVEVEMTTIAYVDPWQQ
- a CDS encoding AAA family ATPase, which encodes MISGAPTTRADPPAGALIGRAAELALAQTAITATPSVLLIEGEAGIGKSRLVRELLALPPAAERRVLVGQCEQLQEPLPLSALLDAFRQAGPLTGGALNPVIGALAPLLPEVAAYLPPPPPPLSDPGADRHRVFRAAVALLDRVGPLLLVLEDVHWADPVTLDFLAFLAAHLPPELALIITARTETGRLPIREALARAPSGAARVVGLRPLDRVEVAQLAGGILATPPAPAFAERLYEKTGGIPFVVEEVLRTYLEEPGELSGRPEALDDLAVPTVLRDVVLQRLFSLGNDAREILDAAAVTGLVTDDALLAEVTGRDSAGIANALARAQEVGLLQEDNRHSRFRHALARQVVYESVPAARRRWLHLRTGRALEARHASPARLAHHYLQAGHHAEMVVHAEAAAETALAHGNDATAARFLLTALGADGVAQELRVRLAVKLGRAAVDGLAHAEALPIVDRLLATERLPVAVRGELRFAHGRLLRQSGDARAGHLEIERAVEDLADEPALLGRALAVLAAPETVTGRHVHEHLARCDEAAVAARRSGDRGVDVAVRITRAGLLMELGRPDGWPLVDELLGGDGLSARERARACLNWAQGALHAGRLDHAEALLAEGRRVADHAEYLRVAVVLDLVTAAVDHAAGRWDGLLDRVRLIGGTHAAFGAAALDSRLLRGSLLAAIGPAEEAAECFGEVIAVAERVGAVWPLISARTAMARLLLTLDDAGGAAEHARAAITQVRAKGNWVWGGEAVLCLAEALGRAAEVAAVVDELAAGLDQTDAPRARGALLAAQAILAPDGETGRLLDEARVVTAGGGLSYEEAQAAERLGLLRCGHGDPRGGADLEAALRRYGALHAARDIARVCRAMRLHNVPIPYPWRGGRPALGQTLSAQEHRVAALAAAGRTNREIATELFLSRRTVESHVSSALRKLGCSSRKDLAGPLLDDSKPA